From Corvus moneduloides isolate bCorMon1 chromosome 2, bCorMon1.pri, whole genome shotgun sequence, one genomic window encodes:
- the TPI1 gene encoding triosephosphate isomerase, with the protein MAPRKFFVGGNWKMNGDKKSLGELIHTLNSAKLSADTEVVCGAPAIYLDFARQKLDAKIGVAAQNCYKVPKGAFTGEISPAMIKDIGAAWVILGHSERRHVFGESDELIGQKVAHALAEGLGVIACIGEKLDEREAGITEKVVFEQTKAIADNVKDWSKVVLAYEPVWAIGTGKTATPQQAQEVHEKLRGWLKSHVSDAVAQSTRIIYGGSVTGSNCKELASQHDVDGFLVGGASLKPEFVDIINAKH; encoded by the exons ATGGCGCCCAGGAAGTTCTTCGTGGGGGGCAACTGGAAGATGAACGGCGACAAGAAGAGCTTGGGCGAGCTCATCCACACGCTGAACAGCGCCAAGCTCTCCGCCGACACCG AGGTGGTTTGTGGAGCCCCCGCCATCTACCTTGACTTTGCCCGTCAGAAGCTCGATGCAAAGATTGGAGTCGCAGCACAGAACTGTTACAAGGTACCAAAGGGTGCTTTCACAGGAGAGATCAG cccagcaaTGATCAAAGATATTGGAGCTGCATGGGTGATCCTGGGCCACTCAGAGCGAAGGCATGTTTTTGGAGAGTCTGATGAG CTGATTGGGCAGAAGGTGGCTCATGCTCTGGCTGAGGGCCTTGGAGTCATTGCCTGCATTGGAGAGAAGCTGGATGAGAGAGAAGCTGGCATAACAGAGAAAGTGGTTTTTGAACAGACCAAGGCTATTGCTg ATAACGTGAAGGACTGGAGTAAAGTGGTTCTGGCCTATGAGCCAGTCTGGGCTATTGGAACTGGTAAAACTGCAACTCCCCAACAG GCTCAGGAAGTTCACGAGAAGCTGCGGGGGTGGCTGAAAAGCCACGTGTCCGATGCTGTTGCTCAGTCAACTAGGATTATCTATGGAG GTTCTGTCACTGGCAGCAACTGTAAGGAGCTGGCCTCTCAGCATGATGTGGATGGCTTCCTTGTTGGTGGAGCTTCTCTCAAGCCAGAGTTTGTGGATATTATCAATGCCAAACACTGA
- the USP5 gene encoding ubiquitin carboxyl-terminal hydrolase 5 isoform X1, whose amino-acid sequence MAELSEALLSVLPSIRVPKAGDRVHKDECAFSFDTPESDGGLYICMNTFLGFGKQYVEKHYQKTGQRVYLHLKRTRKPKEEDTNSSAGDPPRKKPTRLAIGVEGGFDITEEKFEYDEDVKIVIFPDHLDIPRDGLEGLPDMVKDRIASAIEAILTADSASRKQEVQAWDGEVRRVSKHAFSLHQLQNDVRIPPCGWKCSKCDMKENLWLNMTDGAILCGRRYFDGSGGNNHAVEHYRETGYPLAVKLGTITPDGADVYSYDEDDMVLDPNLAEHLAHFGIDMLKMQKTDKTMTELEIDMNQRIGEWELIQESGVQLKPLYGPGYTGIRNLGNSCYLNSVMQVLFSIPDFQRKYVDKLEKIFQSAPSDPTQDFSTQVAKLGHGLLSGEYSRPASADGEQQPDQKGMQNGIAPRMFKSLIGKGHPEFSTNRQQDAQEFFLHFINMVERNCRSSENPNEVFRFLVEEKLKCLATEKVKYTQRVDYIMQLPVPMDAALNKDELLEYEEKKRQAEEEKQPLPELVRAKVPFSSCLEAYGAPEQVDDFWSTALQAKSVALKTTRFASFPDYLVIQIKKFTFGLDWVPKKLDVSIEMPEELDISALQGMGLQDGEEEMPDIAPPLVTPDEPKGSLGFYGNEDDDSFCSPHFSSPTSPMLDESVIIQLVEMGFPMDACRKAVYYTGNSGVEAAMNWVMSHMDDPDFANPLVLPGSSGPGSTIACPDPPSEDSVATIVSMGFSRDQAMKALRATNNSLERAVDWIFSHIDDLDAEAAMDISEGRSAAESISESIPVGPKVRDGPGKYQLFAFISHMGTSTMCGHYVCHIKKDGRWVIYNDQKVCASEKPPKDLGYIYFYQRIPS is encoded by the exons ATGGCGGAGCTGAGCGAGGCGCTGCTGTCGGTGTTACCGTCCATCCGGGTGCCCAAGGCCGGCGACCGCGTCCACAAGGACGAGTGCGCCTTCTCCTTCGACACGCCG gaGTCAGATGGCGGCTTGTATATCTGCATGAACACGTTCCTGGGCTTTGGGAAGCAGTATGTGGAAAAGCACTATCAGAAGACAGGCCAGCGGGTCTACCTGCACCTCAAAAGAACACGTAAACCg aaggaagaagacaccaactccagtgctggggaccccCCGAGGAAGAAACCAACTCGCTTGGCTATTG gTGTAGAAGGTGGATTTGAcatcacagaagaaaagtttGAGTATGATGAAGAtgtaaaaatagtaattttccCAGACCATTTGGATATTCCACGTGATGGGCTGGAGGGACTACCAGACATGGTCAAAGACAGG ATTGCCAGTGCGATTGAGGCCATCCTGACAGCAGATTCAGCCTCACGGAAGCAGGAGGTGCAGGCTTGGGATGGGGAGGTTCGACGTGTTTCCAAGCACGCTTTTTCCCTGCACCAGCTTCAGAACGATGTCCGCATCCCACCGTG TGGCTGGAAGTGCAGCAAGTGTGACATGAAGGAGAACCTGTGGCTGAACATGACTGACGGAGCCATCCTCTGTGGTCGGCGCTACTTTGATGGCAGTGGTGGCAACAACCACGCTGTCGAGCACTACCGAGAAACCGGCTACCCGCTGGCTGTGAAACTGGGAACAATTACTCCTGATGGGGCTG ATGTCTACTCCTATGACGAGGATGACATGGTGTTGGATCCCAACCTGGCAGAACACCTGGCACACTTTGGGATTGACATGCTTAAGATGCAGAAG ACAGACAAGACAATGACAGAACTGGAAATAGACATGAACCAGCGCATTGGGGAGTGGGAGCTCATCCAGGAGTCTGGCGTTCAACTCAAGCCCCTCTATGGGCCTGGGTACACTGGTATCCGTAACCTGGGCAACAGTTGCTACCTCAATTCTGTGATGCAGGTGCTGTTCAGTATCCCAGACTTCCAGAGAAA GTATGTGGACAAACTGGAGAAGATATTCCAAAGTGCACCTTCGGACCCCACACAGGATTTCAGCACACAAGT AGCCAAACTGGGCCATGGACTGCTTTCTGGGGAGTATTCAAGGCCAGCTTCTGCAGacggggagcagcagcctgatCAGAAG GGTATGCAAAATGGCATTGCTCCACGCATGTTTAAGTCCCTCATCGGAAAGGGGCACCCAGAATTTTCCACTAACCGACAGCAAGATGCCCAGGAATTCTTTCTGCACTTCATCAACATGGTGGAG AGGAACTGCCGCAGCTCGGAGAACCCTAATGAGGTCTTCCGTTTTCTGGTGGAGGAGAAGCTGAAGTGCCTGGCTACAGAAAAGGTGAAATATACCCAGCGTGTGGACTATATTatgcagctgcctgtgcccatGGATGCTGCACTCAACAAAG ATGAACTGCTGGAATATGAGGAGAAGAAgaggcaggcagaggaggagaagcagccgCTGCCTGAGCTGGTGCGAGCCAAGGTGCCTTTCAGCTCCTGCCTAGAGGCCTATGGAGctccagagcaggtggatgatTTCTGGAGCACAGCCTTGCAGGCCAAGTCTGTGGCTCTCAA AACGACACGGTTCGCCTCTTTCCCAGATTATCTGGTCATCCAGATCAAGAAGTTCACTTTCGGTCTGGACTGGGTTCCCAAAAAGCTTG ATGTTTCCATTGAAATGCCAGAGGAGCTGGATATTTCTGCACtgcagggaatggggctgcaggatggagaagaagaaatgcCAGACATCGCACCCCCACTGGTGACACCAGATGAGCCCAAAGGTAGCCTGGGGTTCTATGGCAACGAGGACGACGACTCCTTCTGCTCCCCTCACTTCTCCTCTCCGACAT CACCCATGCTGGATGAGTCGGTGATTATCCAGCTAGTGGAAATGGGCTTTCCCATGGATGCCTGCCGCAAAGCCGTGTACTACACAGGGAATAGTGGGGTTGAGGCGGCCATGAACTGGGTCATGTCACATATGGACGATCCAG ACTTTGCTAACCCATTAGTTCTCCCTGGATCCAGTGGACCAGGGTCAACTATTGCCTGCCCAGACCCTCCTTCAGAAGACAGTGTAGCCACCATTGTCTCCATGGGCTTCTCCCGGGACCAGGCTATGAAAGCACTTAGGGCCACG AACAACAGTCTGGAACGTGCTGTGGATTGGATCTTTAGTCACATCGATGACCTCGATGCAGAAGCTGCTATGGATATCTCAGAGGGGCGCTCGGCAGCCGAGTCCATCTCTGAATCCATCCCTGTGGGTCCCAAAGTGCGCGATGGGCCTGGAA AATATCAGCTGTTTGCCTTCATCAGCCACATGGGTACTTCAACTATGTGTGGACATTATGTTTGTCACATCAAGAAAGATGGCAG GTGGGTGATCTACAACGACCAGAAAGTCTGTGCTTCTGAGAAGCCCCCCAAGGACCTGGGCTACATCTACTTCTATCAGCGGATTCCCAGCTAG
- the USP5 gene encoding ubiquitin carboxyl-terminal hydrolase 5 isoform X2, protein MAELSEALLSVLPSIRVPKAGDRVHKDECAFSFDTPESDGGLYICMNTFLGFGKQYVEKHYQKTGQRVYLHLKRTRKPKEEDTNSSAGDPPRKKPTRLAIGVEGGFDITEEKFEYDEDVKIVIFPDHLDIPRDGLEGLPDMVKDRIASAIEAILTADSASRKQEVQAWDGEVRRVSKHAFSLHQLQNDVRIPPCGWKCSKCDMKENLWLNMTDGAILCGRRYFDGSGGNNHAVEHYRETGYPLAVKLGTITPDGADVYSYDEDDMVLDPNLAEHLAHFGIDMLKMQKTDKTMTELEIDMNQRIGEWELIQESGVQLKPLYGPGYTGIRNLGNSCYLNSVMQVLFSIPDFQRKYVDKLEKIFQSAPSDPTQDFSTQVAKLGHGLLSGEYSRPASADGEQQPDQKGMQNGIAPRMFKSLIGKGHPEFSTNRQQDAQEFFLHFINMVERNCRSSENPNEVFRFLVEEKLKCLATEKVKYTQRVDYIMQLPVPMDAALNKDELLEYEEKKRQAEEEKQPLPELVRAKVPFSSCLEAYGAPEQVDDFWSTALQAKSVALKTTRFASFPDYLVIQIKKFTFGLDWVPKKLDVSIEMPEELDISALQGMGLQDGEEEMPDIAPPLVTPDEPKAPMLDESVIIQLVEMGFPMDACRKAVYYTGNSGVEAAMNWVMSHMDDPDFANPLVLPGSSGPGSTIACPDPPSEDSVATIVSMGFSRDQAMKALRATNNSLERAVDWIFSHIDDLDAEAAMDISEGRSAAESISESIPVGPKVRDGPGKYQLFAFISHMGTSTMCGHYVCHIKKDGRWVIYNDQKVCASEKPPKDLGYIYFYQRIPS, encoded by the exons ATGGCGGAGCTGAGCGAGGCGCTGCTGTCGGTGTTACCGTCCATCCGGGTGCCCAAGGCCGGCGACCGCGTCCACAAGGACGAGTGCGCCTTCTCCTTCGACACGCCG gaGTCAGATGGCGGCTTGTATATCTGCATGAACACGTTCCTGGGCTTTGGGAAGCAGTATGTGGAAAAGCACTATCAGAAGACAGGCCAGCGGGTCTACCTGCACCTCAAAAGAACACGTAAACCg aaggaagaagacaccaactccagtgctggggaccccCCGAGGAAGAAACCAACTCGCTTGGCTATTG gTGTAGAAGGTGGATTTGAcatcacagaagaaaagtttGAGTATGATGAAGAtgtaaaaatagtaattttccCAGACCATTTGGATATTCCACGTGATGGGCTGGAGGGACTACCAGACATGGTCAAAGACAGG ATTGCCAGTGCGATTGAGGCCATCCTGACAGCAGATTCAGCCTCACGGAAGCAGGAGGTGCAGGCTTGGGATGGGGAGGTTCGACGTGTTTCCAAGCACGCTTTTTCCCTGCACCAGCTTCAGAACGATGTCCGCATCCCACCGTG TGGCTGGAAGTGCAGCAAGTGTGACATGAAGGAGAACCTGTGGCTGAACATGACTGACGGAGCCATCCTCTGTGGTCGGCGCTACTTTGATGGCAGTGGTGGCAACAACCACGCTGTCGAGCACTACCGAGAAACCGGCTACCCGCTGGCTGTGAAACTGGGAACAATTACTCCTGATGGGGCTG ATGTCTACTCCTATGACGAGGATGACATGGTGTTGGATCCCAACCTGGCAGAACACCTGGCACACTTTGGGATTGACATGCTTAAGATGCAGAAG ACAGACAAGACAATGACAGAACTGGAAATAGACATGAACCAGCGCATTGGGGAGTGGGAGCTCATCCAGGAGTCTGGCGTTCAACTCAAGCCCCTCTATGGGCCTGGGTACACTGGTATCCGTAACCTGGGCAACAGTTGCTACCTCAATTCTGTGATGCAGGTGCTGTTCAGTATCCCAGACTTCCAGAGAAA GTATGTGGACAAACTGGAGAAGATATTCCAAAGTGCACCTTCGGACCCCACACAGGATTTCAGCACACAAGT AGCCAAACTGGGCCATGGACTGCTTTCTGGGGAGTATTCAAGGCCAGCTTCTGCAGacggggagcagcagcctgatCAGAAG GGTATGCAAAATGGCATTGCTCCACGCATGTTTAAGTCCCTCATCGGAAAGGGGCACCCAGAATTTTCCACTAACCGACAGCAAGATGCCCAGGAATTCTTTCTGCACTTCATCAACATGGTGGAG AGGAACTGCCGCAGCTCGGAGAACCCTAATGAGGTCTTCCGTTTTCTGGTGGAGGAGAAGCTGAAGTGCCTGGCTACAGAAAAGGTGAAATATACCCAGCGTGTGGACTATATTatgcagctgcctgtgcccatGGATGCTGCACTCAACAAAG ATGAACTGCTGGAATATGAGGAGAAGAAgaggcaggcagaggaggagaagcagccgCTGCCTGAGCTGGTGCGAGCCAAGGTGCCTTTCAGCTCCTGCCTAGAGGCCTATGGAGctccagagcaggtggatgatTTCTGGAGCACAGCCTTGCAGGCCAAGTCTGTGGCTCTCAA AACGACACGGTTCGCCTCTTTCCCAGATTATCTGGTCATCCAGATCAAGAAGTTCACTTTCGGTCTGGACTGGGTTCCCAAAAAGCTTG ATGTTTCCATTGAAATGCCAGAGGAGCTGGATATTTCTGCACtgcagggaatggggctgcaggatggagaagaagaaatgcCAGACATCGCACCCCCACTGGTGACACCAGATGAGCCCAAAG CACCCATGCTGGATGAGTCGGTGATTATCCAGCTAGTGGAAATGGGCTTTCCCATGGATGCCTGCCGCAAAGCCGTGTACTACACAGGGAATAGTGGGGTTGAGGCGGCCATGAACTGGGTCATGTCACATATGGACGATCCAG ACTTTGCTAACCCATTAGTTCTCCCTGGATCCAGTGGACCAGGGTCAACTATTGCCTGCCCAGACCCTCCTTCAGAAGACAGTGTAGCCACCATTGTCTCCATGGGCTTCTCCCGGGACCAGGCTATGAAAGCACTTAGGGCCACG AACAACAGTCTGGAACGTGCTGTGGATTGGATCTTTAGTCACATCGATGACCTCGATGCAGAAGCTGCTATGGATATCTCAGAGGGGCGCTCGGCAGCCGAGTCCATCTCTGAATCCATCCCTGTGGGTCCCAAAGTGCGCGATGGGCCTGGAA AATATCAGCTGTTTGCCTTCATCAGCCACATGGGTACTTCAACTATGTGTGGACATTATGTTTGTCACATCAAGAAAGATGGCAG GTGGGTGATCTACAACGACCAGAAAGTCTGTGCTTCTGAGAAGCCCCCCAAGGACCTGGGCTACATCTACTTCTATCAGCGGATTCCCAGCTAG
- the CDCA3 gene encoding cell division cycle-associated protein 3 — MGASGSAPATPGAPCNKHLAHVSDPRSPTAGILRTPIEVVSSPAGSPQPSPAEPPAGTGQERDPRSPTPGISRTPMRAVSSDSVDRLVKQLSEAFRAEAAVPEPAPPGAAGPAEEPARRSSPPAGGGVERPPSPSMARPGRPAGHGFSSVSKPIRHKPNSKFMATSGGTGRSPLSILRDDNSPSAPAPRQGKRHLLGENPGEKKEVTVDLSRSLKSGNCTWSDLNKENQQCPFVEN, encoded by the exons atgggGGCCTCCGGCAGTGCCCCCGCCACCCCGGGCGCGCCCTGCAACAAGCACCTGGCGCACGTCAGCGACCCCCGCTCCCCCACCGCCGGCATCCTCCGCACCCCCATCGAG GTGGTGAGCTCCCCGGCGGGCAGCCCGCAGCCCAGCCCCGCCGAACCGCCGGCGGGCACCGGCCAGGAGCGGGACCCACGGTCGCCCACGCCTGGCATCTCCCGCACGCCCATGAGAGCCGTGTCGAGTG ACAGCGTGGACCGCCTGGTGAAGCAGCTCAGCGAGGCCTTCAGGGCCGAGGCCGCGGTCCCGGAGCCGGCGCCTCCGGGAGCGGCCGGCCCCGCCGAGGAGCCGGCCCGGCGGAGCTCCCCGCCCGCGGGCGGAGGCGTGGAGAGGCCGCCCTCTCCCAGcatggcccggcccggccgccctGCCGGGCACGGCTTCTCCTCGG TGAGCAAGCCCATAAGACACAAGCCCAACAGCAAATTCATGGCAACATCTGGAGGAACTGGCCGCTCTCCCCTCAGCATTCTACGAGATGATAAttctcccagtgctcctgccCCTCGCCAG gGCAAGAGGCACTTGTTGGGGGAGAACcctggggagaagaaagaagtgaCAGTGGATCTGAGCAGGAGCCTTAAATCTGGGAACTGTACTTGGAGTGACTTGAACAAAGAGAACCAACAGTGTCCTTTTGTGGAGAACtag